AGCGGCCCGTCGTTCTCGCTGTCCGGGATGCAGTGGAACACCGAGTTGAAGAGCACGCACACCGGCTCGGAGAAGTCGATCAGCCGCTGGGTGTCGGTGTGGCCGAAGATCAGGTCGGTCTCGCGCAGGTCCGCGTGGATGACGGTCGTCCGCTCGTCCTGCTCCAGCAGTGCGCGGCCGTGGACCAGCACCATCGGGTCGTTGTCGACGTAGACCACGTGGGACGTGGGGTCGATGCGCTGGGCGACCTGGTGCACGTTCTCCTGGGTCGGCAGGCCTGAGCCGTGGTCCAGGTACTGCCGGATGCCGTAGTCCTCGGAGAGGGTCTTCACGACCCGCTGGAGGAAGCGCCGGTTGTTCAGGGCCAGGCGGCGCGTGCTGGGGACGACCTTGTCGAGTTCCTCGCACGCGGCGCGGTCGGCCGCGTAGTTGTCCTTGCCGCCCAGGTAGTGGTCGTACATGCGCGCTGCCGTCGGCACGTTCGCGTCGATCTCGGTGGACAGCTGCTTCTCGGAGTGCATCGTTCCTCCTGCAAGGTGCCGCGCCAACGGACTGGCTGGACAGGAAGTACATCCTAGGGAGCGGGAGTTGGGCGGTGCCAGTCCACTGGCCAAGGTGCCCCCGATCGAACGACAAGATGATCAGCACCGGCGCCGGAGTGCGCGCCTTATGCAGCTGTTCGCGCACTTTGCCGTCACCGCCGCTGGGCCGCGATCATGGACCGGTACCAGTGGTAGCTGTCCTTCGGCGTGCGGCGCTGTGTGGCGTAGTCGACGCGGACGATCCCGAAGCGTTTGCCGTAGCCGAAGGCCCACTCGAAGTTGTCGAGAAGCGACCAGACGTAGTAGCCGCGCACGTCCACGCCCGCGTCCATCGCGGCCCGCAGCGCGGTGAGATGGTCGCGCAGGTAGGTGACCCGGTCGCTGTCGTGTACGGCCCCGTCGGGGCCCACCTCGTCGTCCTCCGCTGACCCGTTCTCGGTGATCTGGACGGGCGGCAGGGCAGCGCCGTAGCGCTCCCTGAGCCCCACCAGCAGGTCGGTGAGGGTGTGGGGCGCCACGGCCCAGCCCATGGCCGTGCGCCGCACCTCGGGCATGGGCACCTCCTCGTACCGGTTGTCGGTCGCGACGCGCCGCGCCGGGTCGCTCTCGCGGTCCGGGGCGTCGGCCACGACGATCGGCCGGTAGTAGTTGATGCCCAGGAAGTCCAGGGGCTGGGAGATCAGTTCGAGGTCGCCGTTTCGCCGGAAGTCCTGACCGGTGATCAATTCGCCCCAGGTGTCCTCCTCGGTGGCCGGGTAGCGTCCCTTGAGGATCGGCTCGGTCCACACCAGGTTGTGCAGGGTGTCGGCCCGGGTGACGGCCGCTTCGTCGGCGGGGGAGCCGGTCGCGGGGAGGTGGTGGTCGAGGTTGAGGGTGATGCCCACCTCGCGTACTCCGGCCGCCCTCAACGCCTGCACCGCCAGGCCGTGCCCGACCAGCAGGTGGTGGGCGGCGGCCAGCGCGCCCCGGCCCTCGCGGGCGCCCGGGGCGTGCCGGCCGACGGAGTAGCCGAGGAAGGCACTGCACCACGGCTCGTTGAGCGTGATCCAGCGCGGCACCCGGTCGCCCAGGTGCTCCGCGACGACGGCCGCGTACGCACCGAACCGCTCGGCGGTCTCCCGCACCCGCCAGCCGCCGCCGTCCTCCAGGGCCTGCGGAAGATCCCAGTGATAGAGCGTGACGGCGGGTTCGATCCCTGCCGCGAGCAGCTCGTCGACCAGCCGCGAGTAGAAGTCCAGCCCCTTGGCATTCACCGGGCCGGACCCGTCCGGGACGATCCGGGGCCAGGCGATCGAGAACCGGTAGGAGTCCACGCCCAGCTCACGCAGCAGCGCCACGTCCTGCGGATAC
This is a stretch of genomic DNA from Streptomyces hawaiiensis. It encodes these proteins:
- a CDS encoding SAM-dependent methyltransferase yields the protein MHSEKQLSTEIDANVPTAARMYDHYLGGKDNYAADRAACEELDKVVPSTRRLALNNRRFLQRVVKTLSEDYGIRQYLDHGSGLPTQENVHQVAQRIDPTSHVVYVDNDPMVLVHGRALLEQDERTTVIHADLRETDLIFGHTDTQRLIDFSEPVCVLFNSVFHCIPDSENDGPLAVARRVRERLAPGSFMVMCQLVSEDPEVRAFVTNFMDQATQGNWGRVREPKDVETYFEGLEILEPGLVEVSTWRPDTEVAPRQLTQEWIEFGGVGRIPLEK
- a CDS encoding GH1 family beta-glucosidase, with the protein product MSRLAVPCGPGPRAAPEDEGSRAGTGHGWFPPGFVFGAATASYQIEGAVHEDGRGPSIWDTYSHTPGLVANGDTGDVACDHYHRYPQDVALLRELGVDSYRFSIAWPRIVPDGSGPVNAKGLDFYSRLVDELLAAGIEPAVTLYHWDLPQALEDGGGWRVRETAERFGAYAAVVAEHLGDRVPRWITLNEPWCSAFLGYSVGRHAPGAREGRGALAAAHHLLVGHGLAVQALRAAGVREVGITLNLDHHLPATGSPADEAAVTRADTLHNLVWTEPILKGRYPATEEDTWGELITGQDFRRNGDLELISQPLDFLGINYYRPIVVADAPDRESDPARRVATDNRYEEVPMPEVRRTAMGWAVAPHTLTDLLVGLRERYGAALPPVQITENGSAEDDEVGPDGAVHDSDRVTYLRDHLTALRAAMDAGVDVRGYYVWSLLDNFEWAFGYGKRFGIVRVDYATQRRTPKDSYHWYRSMIAAQRR